AGAACCGCGGCAGCTCCCAGTCGTCCAGGACGTCCTGGACGGACGTGTCCGGCTTTCCGGACTCGTCGATGTCCACCGCGATCATGACCCGGGCGACCGCCTCGGCATCGTCCGGAGTCGGTCGTCGGAGGAGATACCCCTCCGGCAGCTCCGGTGTGGCGGCGGGCGTCGCGCTCATATCCTGGACTCCATGAAGTGGATGAGAAGGAGACTCGTGCCCGACGTGAGGACGGCGAGCACGAGTCCGAGGAGAAACGGCCTCCAGCCGATCCGTCGCATCGCGTCGAATCGCGTGGAGAGCCCGACGCCCGCGAGCGCCACGAGGATCAGCACGCGTGAGACGTCGCGCAGCAGCGTGACGACGTTCACGCCGAGCGCGCGCGACGCCCACGCGAGCGCGCCCACGGAGTGAAGCACCGCCATCAGCAGGAACCCTACCACGAAGAGCGGCAACGACTGCTGGATTCGCTTCCACGCCGGCACGCGAGGCTTCGATCCCGTCGTGCCGGGGCCGCTCGCGTAGGCCATCCCGATCCCCACGATGACGAGCCCCATGAGGGCGTTCCGCGTCAGCTTCACCGTCGTGGCCACGTCGCCCGCGGCCTCGCTGAACGCGAATCCCGCGGCCACGACCTGCGACGTGTCGTTCACGGCGGTGCCGGCCCAGGTTCCGTACGTCGCGTCCGTGAACCCGAGCGCGCGGCCCACGATCGGGTAGAGGATCACCGCGACGGTTCCGAAGAGCGTGTTCGTGGCGATCGCGAACGAGACCTCCTCGTCGCGGGCCTGGATCACGGGTGCGGTCGCCGCGATGGCCGAGTTCCCGCAGACCGCCGTGCCCACGCCGATCAGCGTGGCGAGCCGCGCGGGGACGCGAGCGGCGCGGCCGAGCAGGTGCGCCGCGGCCAGCGCGAGGAGCATGAGGATCACGATGATGAGGAGCGCGGCCGATCCGGTCGCCACGACCTGCTGGAAGGAGAGCGACGCGCCGAGCAGCACGATCGCGATCCGAAGCACCGTCTGGAACGAGAACCGGATCCCGGGCCGCAGGGAGTCGGGGAGCCGAACCGCGTTCCCCACGACGAGGCCCAGGACCACCGCGAAGAGGACCTCCCCCACGACGGTTCCGACCGCGGGCGGGAGCGCGTGGTGCACGAGACGCGCGGCGAGCGCGACCATGACGGCCAGAGCCAGACCCGGGAGCATCGCGGTATCTTGCCGCGACCGTCCCGTCCGGGTCAAAGGTGTCATTGACGGGCCTGGTCCGCGGGGGCCAGAATCCGGCCATGGCAAACCTGCAGGACGCTCCGGAGATCACCACCGAAGAACTCGTGCGCGCGGTCGAGTCGGGCCAATCACTGCGGATCCTGGACGTCCGGGCTCCCGCGGCCCTCGCGGGAGGGAAGATCGACCTCGTGGCGCCCGAGAAATTCCTCAACATCCGGGGCTCCGAGATCCTCGCGATGGGTGAGGGAGTGTCGAGCGCGCTCCCCCCCGACGGCCCGATCGCGGTGGTGTGCGGCAGGGGGAACGCGAGCAAGCAGATCGCCCACCACCTGAACGAGCTGGGCTACGTGGCGCGATCGGTCCGGGGCGGCATGGCCGCCTGGGCGGACGCGGTGATCTCTCGCGTGATGGATCCGCCCGCCGGGTTCGACCACTGGATCCAGTTCGACCGGATCGCGAAGGGTTCGCTGGGTTATCTCGTGGCGTCGGCGGGCAAG
This DNA window, taken from Candidatus Eisenbacteria bacterium, encodes the following:
- a CDS encoding putative sulfate exporter family transporter — protein: MLPGLALAVMVALAARLVHHALPPAVGTVVGEVLFAVVLGLVVGNAVRLPDSLRPGIRFSFQTVLRIAIVLLGASLSFQQVVATGSAALLIIVILMLLALAAAHLLGRAARVPARLATLIGVGTAVCGNSAIAATAPVIQARDEEVSFAIATNTLFGTVAVILYPIVGRALGFTDATYGTWAGTAVNDTSQVVAAGFAFSEAAGDVATTVKLTRNALMGLVIVGIGMAYASGPGTTGSKPRVPAWKRIQQSLPLFVVGFLLMAVLHSVGALAWASRALGVNVVTLLRDVSRVLILVALAGVGLSTRFDAMRRIGWRPFLLGLVLAVLTSGTSLLLIHFMESRI